From the genome of Colias croceus chromosome 9, ilColCroc2.1, one region includes:
- the LOC123694516 gene encoding respirasome Complex Assembly Factor 1, producing the protein MSSKSKSLDSSSKSKLNNSVWKRAFTSNAEWPDKEEFLDVIYWMRQAIGIILGLCWGLLPLKGFFGLVLFVVVNAAVIYFYVSNIQNVDEEEYGGMWEITKEGFMTSFAGFLVTWIIVYTGLHGASSL; encoded by the exons atgtCAAGTAAAAGCAAATCATTAGATAGTTCAAGCAAAAGCAAATTAAACAATTCAGTGTGGAAAAGAGCATTTACTTCAAATGCTGAATGGCCCGACAAG gaagAATTTCTAGACGTAATTTATTGGATGCGACAAGCGATAGGCATAATTTTAGGCTTATGTTGGGGTCTGCTGCCACTTAAAGGATTTTTTGGTCTTGTatt ATTTGTGGTTGTGAACGCTGCagtgatatatttttacgtaagcaatattcaaaatgtagATGAGGAGGAATATGGTGGGATGTGGGAAATTACTAAAGAAGGCTTTATGACATCTTTTGCTGGATTTcta GTCACATGGATCATTGTGTACACAGGTCTTCACGGAGCAAGCAGTTTATGA
- the LOC123694517 gene encoding probable tRNA N6-adenosine threonylcarbamoyltransferase has protein sequence MVVAIGFEGSANKLGVGIVRDGEILANCRRTYITPPGEGFLPRETAEHHRNNIHEVLKEALDQSGLKPADIDVVCYTKGPGMGAPLNACAIVARTCAKVWNKPILGVNHCIGHIEMGRLITKANNPTVLYVSGGNTQIIAYSRQRYRIFGETIDIAVGNCLDRFARVLKLSNAPSPGYNIEQMAKKGKKYLHLPYCVKGMDVSFSGILSYMEDKIDDLLKEYTPEDLCYSLQETVFAMLVEITERAMAHCESDEVLIVGGVGCNERLQDMMGVMCSERGAKIFATDERFCIDNGVMIAHAGALAHASGSRMDFNESTVTQRYRTDDVFVTWRSD, from the exons ATGGTAGTAGCAATAGGTTTCGAAGGCAGTGCTAATAAACTTGGTGTGGGAATTGTAAGAGATGGAGAAATACTTGCAAATTGTCGGCGTACATACATAACACCGCCAGGAGAAG GGTTTTTACCAAGAGAAACAGCCGAACACCACAGAAACAATATTCATGAAGTTCTTAAAGAAGCTCTAGACCAATCTGGTTTAAAACCAGCAGATATTGATGTAGTGTGCTACACAAAGGGGCCAGGGATGGGCGCTCCATTGAATGCCTGCGCGATTGTTGCCAGAACCTGTGCAAAAGTATGGAATAAACCTATCCTTGGTGTTAATCATTGTATTGGCC ATATAGAAATGGGTCGACTAATTACGAAAGCAAACAACCCCACAGTTctttatgttagtggcggcaACACACAAATTATTGCTTACTCCAGGCAAAGATACAGGATATTTGGGGAGACAATAGATATTGCAGTTGGAAATTGTTTAGATAG ATTTGCCagagtattaaaattatctaacGCTCCAAGTCCTGGATACAACATTGAACAAATGGCTaagaaaggaaaaaaatatttacatttaccaTATTGTGTAAAAG gtaTGGATGTCAGTTTCTCAGGCATTTTATCATATATGGAGGACAAAATAgatgatttattaaaagaatatACACCAGAAGATTTGTGTTATTCCTTACAAGAAACTGTATTTGCCATGTTGGTCGAAATCACTGAGAGAGCCATGGCACACTGTGAATCTGATGAG GTTTTAATCGTAGGCGGCGTAGGTTGCAACGAAAGATTACAAGACATGATGGGAGTCATGTGTTCAGAGCGAGGTGCCAAAATATTTGCAACGGATGAACGGTTTTGCATAGACAACGGTGTTATGATAGCTCACGCGGGAGCGTTGGCCCATGCGTCGGGAAGTAGAATGGATTTCAACGAATCTACAGTTACGCAGAGATATAGAACTGATGACGTTTTTGTAACTTGGAGGAGcgattaa
- the LOC123694518 gene encoding proline-, glutamic acid- and leucine-rich protein 1-like: protein MSQILNRLSEMDPNNNEAVKESVGVFFQNLSKHVDQDSNKWLRALEDVINRFPKYCINHRTTFESYLINFIDSHNNSNVIAAAKCAHLLQQIKTTNPKLGWRRHMILLSYSANKLMGKIYSTITSTLKDDVMSDIQSNMSPLVEKLLNVTKVPKNTERTKILNNRLKNIFIFIQAMLVEIYPTAKPIQPQMILDLIVQILSIARVTSDTMEDLVAMKTQALRTLDALIACLGPNLIPYSPLVFRLVMQTLRWSSDNPNDHTKTVRRHAYTTLRQWLTVLHVYKMSESRSSLEDELTTHIINDITPPKKVVELTMGPQPTRNMSKKAQKKLKARQINESGLAAHMPGKNKISKSEVMNNEVAMAALDCAEALFIVGGIFLKSITHKMFQERLIRECFNIQAYSEAHSVALLRTLEAVRKCSPHSVPPPTQYCLQLYATLVNSGQHEIATFCSRALLDIRLHLHCSPPSLNFALTVAPEKAMDKKKRVSEKNRAVLESLLGKDKMPPTDLEDIITIADEPAKKKARLDEDADKISLSSENMSSVEISDDSGTEDVQEVNQNERSNSGAASIQEIDNESQSTQEHDSNKVSEMIVTCQDDEQTLCFEDIPNKSTEEGNITETNIIITKENSDISLYNAPTQVPLNDSVDTLDGEDRHSLEVTYDYPNTGSEEVKVLDKIDDANLPSTNETDDIQITCGQVIRNSQDIDGERKSGEIELDKTPKVNGIEHKETTDINVEMTVTECDSTQVAKKNVLSVEDMMADFVDEVNDDA from the exons ATGA GTCAAATATTGAATAGATTAAGTGAAATGGACCCAAACAATAACGAAGCTGTTAAAGAAAGTGTCGGTGTTTTCTTCCAAAATTTATCAAAGCATGTAGACCAAGACAGCAATAAATGGCTTCGAGCCTTGGAAGACGTGATCAACCG tTTCCCCAAGTACTGCATCAATCATCGAACAACATTTGAATcatatttgattaattttattgattctcATAACAATAGCAATGTAATTGCTGCAGCGAAATGTGCTCATCTATTACAACAG ataaaaactACAAATCCAAAGTTGGGATGGAGACGTCATATGATTCTGCTTAGTTATTCAGCTAATAAGCTGATGGGTAAAATATATTCCACCATCACTAGTACATTGAAAGATGATGTTATG AGTGATATTCAATCAAATATGTCTCCGCTAGTTGAAAAATTGCTAAATGTGACCAAAGTGCCAAAAAATACAGAAAggactaaaatattaaataacagattaaaaaatattttcattttcatacagGCTATGCTTGT GGAAATATATCCAACAGCGAAACCAATCCAGCCGCAGATGATTCTAGATTTAATCGTGCAAATATTGAGTATAGCGCGTGTAACTAGTGACACTATGGAGGATCTTGTTGCTATGAAAACGCAAGCACTGCGCACATTGGATGCACTTATAGCTTG CCTAGGACCCAATCTGATACCATATTCTCCACTGGTATTCAGGCTGGTGATGCAAACGTTGAGATGGAGTTCCGATAATCCTAATGATCATACCAA aacTGTCCGTCGTCACGCATACACGACCTTACGGCAATGGCTCACAGTGTTGCATGTATACAAAATGTCGGAAAGTCGCAGCTCATTGGAGGACGAGTTGACCACACACATCATTAATGATATAACGCCGCCTAAAAAAGTTGTTGAACTTACT ATGGGTCCACAACCAACGAGAAATATGAGTAAAAAGGCGCAGAAAAAGCTGAAAGCCAGACAAATTAACGAGAGTGGACTGGCAGCGCATATGCCGGGAAAAAATAAGATATCTAA ATCGGAAGTAATGAACAACGAAGTAGCAATGGCGGCGTTGGATTGTGCGGAAGCATTGTTCATTGTTGGCGGGATATTTTTGAAATCAATCACACATAAG ATGTTCCAAGAGCGTCTAATCCGCGAATGTTTCAACATACAAGCGTATAGCGAAGCTCACAGTGTAGCGCTATTGAGAACGTTAGAAGCGGTTAGGAAATGTAGTCCACATTCTGTGCCTCCACCTACGCAATATTGCCTACAATTGTATGCCACGTTGGTTAATAGCGGACAACATGAG ATCGCGACATTCTGTTCAAGAGCATTATTGGATATAAGATTGCATTTACATTGTTCCCCGCCATCTCTCAACTTTGCGCTGACCGTCGCACCTGAAAAAGCAATGGATAAGAAAAAACGGGTTTCTGAAAAGAATCGAGCCGTTTTGGAATCACTGTTAGGAAAAGACAA GATGCCGCCCACTGATTTAGaggacattattacaataGCTGACGAACCAGCGAAGAAAAAGGCGAGATTAGATGAAGACGCGGATAAAATAAGTCTTAGTAGTGAGAACATGAGTTCTGTAGAAATAAGTGACGATTCTGGTACCGAAGATGTACAGGAAGTTAATCAAAATGAAAGGTCTAATTCCGGAGCAGCTTCTATACAAGAAATTGATAATGAAAGTCAATCTACTCAAGAACACGATTCCAATAAAGTGTCGGAAATGATTGTAACTTGCCAAGACGATGAACAAACTCTATGCTTTGAAGATATTCCTAACAAAAGTACTGAAGAAGGAAACATAACTgagacaaatattattataactaaagAAAATTCAGACATATCTTTATACAACGCTCCCACACAAGTGCCATTAAATGATTCAGTTGACACTTTAGACGGTGAAGACAGACATTCCTTAGAAGTTACTTATGATTATCCAAATACAGGTAGTGAAGAAGTAAAAGTGCTAGACAAAATTGATGACGCTAATCTACCAAGCACCAATGAAACAGATGACATTCAAATAACTTGCGGGCAAGTTATCCGAAACTCTCAAGATATTGATGGAGAGAGAAAATCTGGGGAAATAGAACTAGACAAGACACCAAAGGTCAATGGTATTGAACATAAAGAAACTACAGATATTAATGTAGAAATGACGGTTACGGAATGTGATTCTACACAAGTAGCAAAAAAGAATGTTCTATCCGTAGAAGATATGATGGCTGATTTTGTAGACGAAGTAAATGATGACgcctaa
- the LOC123694331 gene encoding RAB6-interacting golgin, translating to MSSTFAGFSEEDLQRIKSGETEKNSDHQSIETVRRIEKIGSIQKRAPKKPLSLQKQVSDDIINTDLFEKCRLSLTTQSPPLPSQEIIELNGYNMTTDQNEKACEKSNETGDNTNVAPDVIRCVDNYTEDELVVHKVKLEELQLRQKLMEEQNKKRKEMLAKALADRTKQTEEEVQKLEKIKKELQVLDGQFSQDVAVLRKKIDQACISYSEAEKNYLKIEKEFLQAKIQLQKEKEKKELLTEHLCALITHNETRKAQKLETLMLELANDKNKELNEMSGVTPTEDRPVIIDGVDEKTGKMVEIFNEK from the exons ATGTCATCAACATTCGCCGGTTTTAGCGAAGAAGATTTACAAAGAATTAAATCTGGAGAGACTGAGAAAAACAGCG ATCATCAAAGCATAGAGACAGTGAGGAGGATTGAAAAAATTGGTTCAATACAAAAAAGGGCACCTAAAAAGCCGCTTTCACTACAAAAACAAGTTTCAGATGATATTATCAACACGGATCTTTTTGAGAAGTGTAGATTAAGTCTTACCACACAATCTCCACCACTGCCATCTCAAgaaataatagaattaaatgGTTACAATATGACTACTGACCAGAATGAGAAAGCTTGTGAAAAAAGCAATGAGACGGGAGATAACACTAATGTTGCACCTGATGTAATAAGATGTGTTGATAATTATACAGAAGATGAATTGGTGGTGCATAAGGTGAAGTTGGAAGAGCTTCAGCTGCGGCAGAAGTTGATGGAGGAACAGAATAAGAAGAGGAAAGAAATGCTTGCTAAGGCGCTGGCTGACAG gACGAAACAAACAGAAGAAGAAGTgcaaaaattagaaaaaataaagaaggaatTACAAGTATTGGATGGTCAGTTTTCACAGGATGTCGCAGTGTTGAGGAAAAAAATTGATCAAGCATGCATCAGTTATTCAGAGGCAGA aaaaaattatttaaaaattgagaAAGAGTTTCTGCAAGCAAAAATACAACTTCAAAAGGAAAAGGAGAAGAAGGAATTGCTAACTGAGCATCTGTGTGCTTTAATCACTCACAATGAAACTAGAAAAGCTCAGAAACTAGAGACACTTATGTTAGAACTTGCCaacgataaaaataaagaattaaacgAAATGTCCGGTGTAACACCAACAGAAGATAGGCCTGTTATTATAGATGGAGTAGACGAAAAGACTGGTAAGATGGtggaaatttttaatgaaaaatag
- the LOC123694332 gene encoding protein FAM166B-like has product MWVDVSGRERQNYLTQTNGSFIPGYTGHCPLLKFRYGKCYGDNTRQILREIRSKGLFNKPLEYRPGDNYEIDNMPRHERPSRDVYDGIRNRQPTYMTGYTGYVPGMNFAYGKSYGRTADDCMADFSRNQRQLKRKADLNRSYVRSRSAPKMETIHSRDEIRRDLSRFREINKYKENTISPEFPPIAGYTGHIPRIKGSEASLSQRYHCAAKRGLELIQIERENRKELQNADANIRAILKPNDKKYSYWNWG; this is encoded by the exons atgTGGGTGGATGTAAGCGGTCGTGAAaggcaaaattatttaacacaaACGAACGGTTCATTCATACCTGg atacACTGGCCACTGTCCCCTGCTGAAATTTCGTTACGGAAAGTGCTATGGCGACAACACAAGGCAGATCTTAAGAGAAATTCGTTCCAAAGGACTTTTTAA CAAGCCACTGGAATACAGGCCGGGCGATAACTACGAGATAGACAACATGCCTCGGCATGAGCGGCCTTCACGTGACGTGTACGATGGAATACGAAACCGACAACCCACCTACATGACCGGATACACGGGATACGTTCCCGGGATGAATTTTGC ATACGGTAAATCATACGGTCGCACGGCTGACGACTGTATGGCGGACTTCTCTCGTAACCAACGACAATTGAAACGTAAGGCAGACTTGAACAGAAGCTATGTGCGTTCAAGAAGCGCGCCGAAAATGGAAACGATTCACTCAAGAGACGAGATCAGGCGCGATTTGAGCAGATTTAGGGagatcaataaatataaag AAAACACAATATCACCAGAATTCCCGCCTATAGCTGGCTACACTGGCCACATACCTCGCATCAAAGGTTCCGAAGCATCTCTCAGCCAACGATATCATTGCGCGGCAAAACGAGGATTGGAACTCATTCAAATTGAGCGGGAAAATCGAAAGGAATTACAGAACGCAGACGCTAATAtacgcgccatcttgaaaCCGAACGATAAAAAGTATTCATATTGGAATTGGGGATAG
- the LOC123694333 gene encoding uncharacterized protein LOC123694333: MLTEINGNRFINQNDTIAQTTSVITVLHDISMLILLFLCLLQFTGSMYYARVGNPGCLMYNATCVDECPPNMHRVNSECRPTPSQRTCDEPVALSMGTICDWSRCDCDFPFVLHLPSGYCFAYEDCP, encoded by the exons ATGCTTACTGAAATAAACGGAAATcgttttataaatcaaaatgaCACAATTGCGCAAACCACCAGTGTGATCACAGTTCTCCATGATATAAGTATGttaattcttttgtttttgtgtttattacaatttactgGTTCGATGTATTACGCTAGAGTTGGAAACCCTGGCTGCCTTATGTATAATGCAACAT GCGTAGATGAATGCCCACCTAACATGCATAGAGTGAACAGCGAATGTCGCCCAACACCATCACAACGCACTTGCGACGAACCCGTCGCATTGTCTATGGGCACCATTTGCGACTGGTCGCGCTGCGACTGCGACTTTCCGTTCGTGCTCCACCTCCCCTCTGGATATTGCTTCGCGTATGAAGATTGCCCCTGA
- the LOC123694567 gene encoding drebrin-like protein B isoform X1: protein MAINLDKHKPALVAAWNDVLDEKSETDWALFGYDGLTNDLKFISKGDGGLTELVDEFNSGKIQYAFLKVDIPNSSISKYVLINWQGEGAPTVRKGTCANHVKQVAQFFHGFHTTMHARTEDDLDEKIILDQLAKAGSAFNFKSNRNEDLPPSGPVGTAYQKVNPVQEINSKERDQFWLKEEQEEKKRIEAERKRREEEKRKAEEEVRKRDEREAAKRDQAEQLVNSSTRPERTGAKAHERSAEARELIGASTAAARALFQRNLAQGQIQNRSSSNTPEKPIRSSVIAQRINAFSQNTSQPSSPVHVKSPTIDKIAPAIDTAPTINTEPTIDTLPPPTGKLPTIDNDENAKTLQEDAEQPKTSPLKNIDKIKMSLETPSQIQYEPIIDPSVDLSPSTENEPSSFSAINYTEYQDYRDLKQCEPMIKQNILENDIFDTSYSSSNENDDDDSDNKFSTIKRSPYSKNNDAELSRQNTVIENVNYKKENGNTHEDVSPETLEESSIYEDLDDDPGLTARALYDYQAADESEITFDPGDIITHIEQIDAGWWQGLGPHGVFGLFPANYVELLPCSPR, encoded by the exons atggCTATTAACTTAGATAAACACAAGCCTGCGCTTGTTGCAGCGTGGAATGATGTATTGGACGAGAAAAGTGAGACTGACTG gGCATTATTTGGTTATGACGGACTGACAAATGATCTCAAATTTATCAGCAAGGGAGATGGCGGACTAACGGAGCTTGTCGATGAGTTCAACAGTGGAAAGATACAATACGCCTTCCTAAAAGTTGATATTCCAAATAGTAGTATATCTAAATATGTCCTTATCAACTGGCAG gGCGAAGGCGCTCCCACAGTCCGTAAAGGTACATGTGCGAACCACGTCAAGCAAGTGGCCCAATTCTTTCACGGTTTCCACACAACCATGCACGCAAGAACCGAGGATGATTTGGACGAGAAAATCATTTTGGATCAGTTGGCAAAGGCTGGATCAGCGTTTAACTTCAAGTCCAATAGGAATGAGGACCTGCCGCCCAGTGGACCAGTGGGAACTGCTTATCAGAAGGTTAATCCAG ttcAAGAAATAAACTCAAAAGAAAGGGACCAATTTTGGTTGAAAGAAGAACAAGAAGAGAAGAAGCGAATCGAAGCGGAGAGAAAGAGGAGAGAAGAG gaAAAGAGGAAAGCGGAAGAAGAAGTTAGGAAACGAGACGAGAGGGAAGCCGCGAAACGGGACCAAGCGGAACAact TGTGAATTCCAGCACTCGACCAGAGAGGACGGGGGCGAAGGCCCACGAGCGGTCAGCGGAGGCTCGTGAACTGATCGGAGCCTCCACAGCCGCCGCGAGAGCCCTGTTCCAGAGGAACTTGGCGCAAGGGCAGATTCAAAACAG ATCATCATCTAACACACCAGAAAAGCCAATCAGAAGCTCCGTAATAGCGCAGCGTATAAACGCCTTCTCCCAGAACACGTCACAGCCCTCATCACCGGTGCACGTGAAATCACCAACCATAGACAAAATAGCACCCGCCATAGACACAGCACCAACCATAAACACAGAACCAACCATAGACACGCTGCCACCGCCCACAGGCAAACTTCCAACCATAGACAACGATGAAAACGCAAAAACACTGCAAGAAGACGCAGAACAACCAAAGACAAGCCCGCTCAAGAACATAGACAAGATCAAAATGAGCTTAGAGACTCCGTCACAGATACAATACGAACCAATAATAGATCCGTCTGTAGACCTAAGTCCCAGTACTGAAAACGAACCAAGTTCTTTCAGCGCTATTAATTACACGGAATATCAAGACTATAGGGACTTGAAGCAATGTGAGCCGATGATTAAACAGAATATTCTGGAAAATGATATCTTCGACACGTCTTACTCGAGTTCGAAtgaaaatgatgatgatgactctGATAATAAGTTTAGTACGATAAAACGGTCGCCGTACAGTAAGAATAATGACGCGGAACTCAGTAGACAGAACACGGTCATAGAgaatgttaattataaaaaggaGAACGGAAATACACATGAAG ACGTATCTCCCGAGACACTGGAAGAGAGTTCTATTTACGAGGACTTAGATGATGATCCGGGACTGACTGCAAGAGCTTTGTATGACTATCAAgcag CGGATGAATCAGAGATAACATTCGATCCGGGCGACATAATCACGCACATCGAACAAATAGACGCGGGCTGGTGGCAAGGGCTCGGGCCGCATGGCGTCTTCGGCCTGTTTCCCGCCAACTACGTCGAGCTGTTGCCGTGCAGTCCgcgctaa
- the LOC123694567 gene encoding drebrin-like protein B isoform X2 has protein sequence MAINLDKHKPALVAAWNDVLDEKSETDWALFGYDGLTNDLKFISKGDGGLTELVDEFNSGKIQYAFLKVDIPNSSISKYVLINWQGEGAPTVRKGTCANHVKQVAQFFHGFHTTMHARTEDDLDEKIILDQLAKAGSAFNFKSNRNEDLPPSGPVGTAYQKVNPVQEINSKERDQFWLKEEQEEKKRIEAERKRREEEKRKAEEEVRKRDEREAAKRDQAEQLTRPERTGAKAHERSAEARELIGASTAAARALFQRNLAQGQIQNRSSSNTPEKPIRSSVIAQRINAFSQNTSQPSSPVHVKSPTIDKIAPAIDTAPTINTEPTIDTLPPPTGKLPTIDNDENAKTLQEDAEQPKTSPLKNIDKIKMSLETPSQIQYEPIIDPSVDLSPSTENEPSSFSAINYTEYQDYRDLKQCEPMIKQNILENDIFDTSYSSSNENDDDDSDNKFSTIKRSPYSKNNDAELSRQNTVIENVNYKKENGNTHEDVSPETLEESSIYEDLDDDPGLTARALYDYQAADESEITFDPGDIITHIEQIDAGWWQGLGPHGVFGLFPANYVELLPCSPR, from the exons atggCTATTAACTTAGATAAACACAAGCCTGCGCTTGTTGCAGCGTGGAATGATGTATTGGACGAGAAAAGTGAGACTGACTG gGCATTATTTGGTTATGACGGACTGACAAATGATCTCAAATTTATCAGCAAGGGAGATGGCGGACTAACGGAGCTTGTCGATGAGTTCAACAGTGGAAAGATACAATACGCCTTCCTAAAAGTTGATATTCCAAATAGTAGTATATCTAAATATGTCCTTATCAACTGGCAG gGCGAAGGCGCTCCCACAGTCCGTAAAGGTACATGTGCGAACCACGTCAAGCAAGTGGCCCAATTCTTTCACGGTTTCCACACAACCATGCACGCAAGAACCGAGGATGATTTGGACGAGAAAATCATTTTGGATCAGTTGGCAAAGGCTGGATCAGCGTTTAACTTCAAGTCCAATAGGAATGAGGACCTGCCGCCCAGTGGACCAGTGGGAACTGCTTATCAGAAGGTTAATCCAG ttcAAGAAATAAACTCAAAAGAAAGGGACCAATTTTGGTTGAAAGAAGAACAAGAAGAGAAGAAGCGAATCGAAGCGGAGAGAAAGAGGAGAGAAGAG gaAAAGAGGAAAGCGGAAGAAGAAGTTAGGAAACGAGACGAGAGGGAAGCCGCGAAACGGGACCAAGCGGAACAact CACTCGACCAGAGAGGACGGGGGCGAAGGCCCACGAGCGGTCAGCGGAGGCTCGTGAACTGATCGGAGCCTCCACAGCCGCCGCGAGAGCCCTGTTCCAGAGGAACTTGGCGCAAGGGCAGATTCAAAACAG ATCATCATCTAACACACCAGAAAAGCCAATCAGAAGCTCCGTAATAGCGCAGCGTATAAACGCCTTCTCCCAGAACACGTCACAGCCCTCATCACCGGTGCACGTGAAATCACCAACCATAGACAAAATAGCACCCGCCATAGACACAGCACCAACCATAAACACAGAACCAACCATAGACACGCTGCCACCGCCCACAGGCAAACTTCCAACCATAGACAACGATGAAAACGCAAAAACACTGCAAGAAGACGCAGAACAACCAAAGACAAGCCCGCTCAAGAACATAGACAAGATCAAAATGAGCTTAGAGACTCCGTCACAGATACAATACGAACCAATAATAGATCCGTCTGTAGACCTAAGTCCCAGTACTGAAAACGAACCAAGTTCTTTCAGCGCTATTAATTACACGGAATATCAAGACTATAGGGACTTGAAGCAATGTGAGCCGATGATTAAACAGAATATTCTGGAAAATGATATCTTCGACACGTCTTACTCGAGTTCGAAtgaaaatgatgatgatgactctGATAATAAGTTTAGTACGATAAAACGGTCGCCGTACAGTAAGAATAATGACGCGGAACTCAGTAGACAGAACACGGTCATAGAgaatgttaattataaaaaggaGAACGGAAATACACATGAAG ACGTATCTCCCGAGACACTGGAAGAGAGTTCTATTTACGAGGACTTAGATGATGATCCGGGACTGACTGCAAGAGCTTTGTATGACTATCAAgcag CGGATGAATCAGAGATAACATTCGATCCGGGCGACATAATCACGCACATCGAACAAATAGACGCGGGCTGGTGGCAAGGGCTCGGGCCGCATGGCGTCTTCGGCCTGTTTCCCGCCAACTACGTCGAGCTGTTGCCGTGCAGTCCgcgctaa